In Selenomonas dianae, a genomic segment contains:
- the glgD gene encoding glucose-1-phosphate adenylyltransferase subunit GlgD translates to MNSVMGLINLQEDGSLIRELADRRAVESIPFAGRYRLIDFALSSMVNSGINKVGIMLPDEPRSVLDHLRSGKDWDLARRHDGLFYLPAAQDDAQRHKGDLKNFYQNLDFIEHASARYILLANGSFVYNVDFGKVLRFHQNTGADITLVSHTTVDENTGNNIVLDTAENGLILDIAEKPVAYQGMKVSMGIYLMDKRAFVEIVRHAYERGGLDFILDGIIRRAADYTMFAYEHDGYMAHVDSMSTYYRANMEILDPEVWQNLFMGERPIYTKIKDGVPVQYKETAKVENSLVANGCIVRGEVENSILFRGVKVGKGVKIRNSIIMQKCDIQDGALVENVICDKNVTITAEKWLKGAAEYPLVIKKNITI, encoded by the coding sequence ATGAACAGCGTGATGGGTCTCATCAACCTGCAGGAGGATGGCAGCCTCATTCGAGAACTTGCCGACCGGCGTGCCGTTGAATCCATTCCCTTTGCCGGACGCTATCGCCTGATCGACTTTGCGCTTTCGAGCATGGTCAACTCCGGCATCAACAAGGTGGGCATTATGCTCCCCGACGAACCGCGCTCCGTGCTCGATCATCTGCGCTCCGGCAAGGACTGGGATCTGGCGCGTCGGCACGACGGACTGTTCTACCTGCCGGCGGCGCAGGACGATGCCCAGCGGCATAAGGGCGACCTCAAGAATTTCTATCAGAATCTGGATTTTATTGAACACGCCTCTGCGCGCTACATCCTCCTTGCGAACGGCAGCTTCGTCTACAACGTGGACTTTGGCAAGGTGCTCCGCTTCCACCAGAATACGGGCGCAGACATCACCCTCGTTTCACATACGACGGTTGATGAGAATACGGGGAACAACATCGTTCTCGATACGGCGGAGAACGGACTTATCCTCGACATTGCGGAAAAGCCCGTCGCCTATCAGGGAATGAAGGTTTCCATGGGCATCTATCTCATGGATAAGCGTGCATTCGTCGAGATTGTCCGCCATGCTTACGAGCGCGGCGGCCTCGACTTCATACTGGACGGGATCATCCGCCGCGCCGCCGACTACACGATGTTCGCATACGAGCACGACGGCTACATGGCACATGTGGACTCCATGTCAACCTACTATCGGGCGAATATGGAGATCCTCGACCCCGAGGTTTGGCAGAACCTCTTTATGGGCGAGCGTCCCATCTATACGAAGATCAAAGACGGCGTACCCGTACAGTACAAGGAGACGGCAAAGGTTGAAAACTCTCTCGTCGCAAACGGCTGCATTGTGCGCGGCGAGGTGGAGAACAGCATCCTGTTCCGCGGGGTCAAGGTGGGCAAGGGCGTGAAGATCCGAAATTCGATTATCATGCAGAAATGTGACATTCAGGATGGCGCGCTTGTCGAAAATGTCATTTGCGACAAGAATGTCACCATTACGGCGGAAAAGTGGCTCAAGGGGGCTGCGGAGTATCCGCTCGTGATCAAGAAGAATATCACCATCTGA